A genomic window from Streptomyces mirabilis includes:
- a CDS encoding CU044_5270 family protein — MADELDILRRANPVPATAPHFHDRPLDQHAQRRLNQLLHGERHRTSPRPLRRWVWSVGTAAAVGAVVLTLTVSGSTSTPAVAAPRPLIVEAGSTPVPLDRLADRVTASAGSQRLVQGTHVQTWSMSLTSGPGVRPPITLPAERVVRWKADGSHTELVVATDPRHPGRPVVTDADPVPRTVEDGRVLSRRTYPPSWSDAPPVARPPHDAERLRAYLDEIDRIEAMGTSELLDAVAELLDNWTLGAREDAALVRVLADAKGLRPAGAVTDRLGRQGQAYVYEDAAHSARRMLVLDPRSGAVLGIEDTVTKDDPEYGVKAGDVMSYSAWMR, encoded by the coding sequence ATGGCTGACGAACTCGACATCCTGCGCCGCGCCAACCCGGTGCCGGCCACCGCCCCCCACTTCCACGACCGCCCCCTCGACCAGCACGCGCAGCGCCGTCTCAACCAACTGCTGCACGGCGAACGGCACCGCACGAGCCCCCGTCCGCTGCGCCGCTGGGTCTGGAGCGTCGGCACCGCGGCCGCCGTCGGTGCCGTCGTCCTGACACTCACGGTGTCGGGATCGACCTCCACCCCGGCCGTAGCCGCACCCCGCCCGCTGATCGTCGAGGCGGGCTCCACCCCCGTACCGCTGGACCGGCTCGCCGACCGAGTGACCGCGTCCGCCGGCTCGCAGCGGCTCGTCCAGGGCACCCACGTACAGACCTGGAGCATGAGCCTGACCTCCGGGCCGGGGGTCCGGCCGCCGATCACCCTCCCCGCGGAACGCGTGGTCCGCTGGAAGGCCGACGGCAGTCATACGGAACTCGTCGTGGCGACCGACCCCCGTCATCCGGGCAGGCCGGTCGTCACCGACGCCGACCCCGTCCCCCGCACGGTCGAGGACGGGCGCGTCCTCAGCCGGCGGACCTACCCGCCGAGCTGGAGCGACGCCCCGCCGGTGGCCCGGCCGCCGCACGACGCCGAGCGGCTGCGCGCCTACCTCGACGAGATCGACCGCATCGAGGCCATGGGTACATCCGAACTTCTCGACGCCGTAGCCGAGTTGCTGGACAACTGGACGCTGGGCGCCCGTGAGGACGCCGCGCTCGTCCGCGTCCTCGCCGACGCGAAGGGGCTGCGCCCGGCCGGAGCGGTCACCGACCGGCTGGGCAGGCAGGGGCAGGCGTACGTGTACGAGGACGCCGCACACTCCGCGCGCCGGATGCTGGTCCTCGACCCGAGGAGCGGCGCCGTACTCGGGATCGAGGACACCGTCACCAAGGACGATCCCGAGTACGGCGTCAAGGCCGGGGACGTGATGTCGTACAGCGCGTGGATGCGTTGA
- a CDS encoding bifunctional 5,10-methylenetetrahydrofolate dehydrogenase/5,10-methenyltetrahydrofolate cyclohydrolase yields the protein MSQAQLMDGAGLARRIIEETAKRAAALTGRTGRAPCLATVLVGEDPASVTYVRMKQNRSRKAGIESRHVALPAGTTTAELVDTLKALSGDPTVHGILLQHPVGPHIDERAAFEAIAPEKDVDGVTLSSYSAMSFGLPGFVSCTPGGIMRLLDEYDVDPAGRRAVVVGRSAILGKPVGMLLLGRDATVTYCHSRTTGLSSVVREADIVVAAVGRPRLIRGEDIKPGAVVIDAGYNPGNVGDVDFDTARERARLITPVPGGVGPMTIAVLLEQTVTGAERQLGLR from the coding sequence ATGTCCCAAGCCCAGCTCATGGACGGCGCGGGTCTCGCGCGCCGCATCATCGAGGAGACCGCGAAGCGCGCGGCCGCGCTCACCGGGCGCACGGGGAGGGCACCGTGTCTCGCGACGGTGCTGGTCGGCGAGGATCCCGCCTCGGTCACCTACGTCCGGATGAAGCAGAACCGCAGCCGCAAGGCCGGCATCGAGTCCCGGCACGTCGCCCTGCCCGCCGGCACCACCACCGCCGAGCTGGTCGACACGCTGAAGGCGCTGTCGGGAGACCCGACCGTGCACGGCATCCTGCTCCAGCACCCCGTCGGACCGCACATCGACGAACGGGCGGCGTTCGAGGCCATCGCGCCGGAGAAGGACGTCGACGGGGTGACGCTCAGCTCGTACTCGGCGATGAGCTTCGGGCTGCCGGGCTTCGTGTCCTGCACCCCCGGCGGCATCATGCGGCTCCTCGACGAGTACGACGTCGACCCGGCGGGTCGGCGCGCCGTCGTGGTGGGGCGCAGCGCGATCCTCGGCAAGCCGGTCGGGATGCTGCTGCTCGGCCGCGACGCGACGGTGACGTACTGCCACTCGCGGACGACCGGTCTCTCGTCGGTCGTCCGCGAGGCGGACATCGTGGTGGCCGCCGTGGGCCGGCCACGGCTGATCCGCGGTGAGGACATCAAACCGGGAGCCGTCGTGATCGACGCGGGCTACAACCCCGGAAACGTCGGCGACGTCGACTTCGACACCGCCCGCGAGCGCGCCCGGTTGATCACGCCGGTGCCGGGTGGTGTCGGCCCGATGACGATCGCGGTCCTGCTGGAGCAGACCGTGACCGGGGCCGAGCGCCAACTCGGCCTCCGGTAA
- a CDS encoding MarR family transcriptional regulator, giving the protein MEDVKAGEARAGEARAGEARAGEAKSARGQASAADSVDRHVAVWAKELDWMDPVKEEIFVRLAILARHAAQARRDVLDSDGLQHWQFKVLLMLRRLGPPYAASPSQLANMLGLTRGALSARLGPLEEEGLIARTHHTTDRRRVEVRITDAGYAAFEQHAVSEDRGENALLAVLTPAEKRTLADLLRKLVVAAEAAASASDPSRPSPRRSRSRES; this is encoded by the coding sequence GTGGAAGATGTGAAGGCGGGAGAGGCGAGGGCGGGAGAGGCGAGGGCGGGAGAGGCGAGGGCGGGAGAGGCGAAGTCCGCGCGGGGGCAGGCGTCGGCGGCGGACTCGGTCGACCGGCACGTCGCGGTCTGGGCGAAGGAGCTCGACTGGATGGACCCGGTCAAGGAGGAGATCTTCGTCCGGCTCGCGATCCTGGCCCGGCACGCGGCACAGGCCCGCCGGGACGTGCTCGACTCCGACGGGCTGCAGCACTGGCAGTTCAAGGTGCTGCTGATGCTGCGCAGACTCGGGCCGCCCTACGCGGCGAGCCCCTCGCAGCTCGCCAACATGCTCGGGCTGACCCGTGGCGCCCTGTCGGCGCGGCTGGGTCCGCTGGAGGAGGAGGGACTGATCGCCCGTACCCACCACACGACCGACCGGCGTCGCGTGGAGGTGCGGATCACCGACGCCGGATACGCCGCGTTCGAACAGCACGCGGTGTCGGAGGACCGGGGTGAGAACGCGCTGCTCGCAGTACTGACCCCAGCAGAGAAGCGGACGCTCGCAGACCTGCTGCGGAAACTGGTCGTGGCAGCCGAGGCCGCTGCGAGCGCGAGCGACCCATCTCGGCCCTCACCGAGAAGGTCCAGGTCACGCGAGAGTTGA
- a CDS encoding nuclear transport factor 2 family protein, translating to MGTMAGPAFDTEALRRGIEGHNAADLLSLYADDAELTIVDRNTQPSHPMIKHGRGEIAEMLNDVYSRDMTHKLEECVVQGDHVAFTESCQYPDGVRVLASSMISLRDGKIVEHTLLQAWDE from the coding sequence ATGGGCACCATGGCAGGCCCCGCCTTCGACACCGAAGCGCTACGCCGGGGCATAGAAGGACACAATGCGGCGGATCTCCTGTCGCTCTACGCGGACGACGCGGAATTGACCATCGTCGACCGCAACACCCAGCCAAGTCACCCGATGATCAAACACGGTCGCGGCGAGATCGCCGAAATGCTCAACGACGTCTACAGCCGCGACATGACCCACAAGTTGGAAGAGTGTGTCGTCCAGGGCGACCACGTCGCGTTCACCGAGTCCTGCCAGTACCCGGACGGCGTGCGGGTACTCGCCAGCTCGATGATCTCGCTGCGGGACGGCAAGATCGTCGAACACACACTGCTCCAGGCATGGGACGAGTAG
- a CDS encoding ABC transporter ATP-binding protein, which produces MSIAEPHAGPPAWRLLLGYVRPHRWALLAGALLALTTGATGLVLPLVARGLIDDLSHDRPIGRALVGMAALVVTNAAVGALGSYVLRRTAESVVLGARRALSSYLLRLRIPAVDRSEPGDLMARITSDTTLLREVTTDSLVGIGTGGLTLVATVVMMGLVDVVLLGVTLGVILCAGTVLGVIVPRINRASKQAQDAVGVMGASLERILGALRTVKASGAEHREEQTIHAAAEESWRQSVRAAKWSAAAGNTAGLAMQIAFITVLAVGGARVATGAIQVGTLVAFLLYVFYLMSPIQQVVGAITQYQTGAAALARIQEALRLPAEPDALPAPLPTPGAAPAALAFDDVRFRYADDLPYVHHGVTFSVPARGMTAFVGPSGAGKTTVFSLIERFYDPEAGVITVDGLPLEQWDLPRLRSAIGYVEQDAPVLSGSLRDNLLLGNPEADDADVTRVLKTTRLDGLVARLPRGLDTLVGHRGTKLSGGERQRVAIARALLRHPRLLLLDEATSQLDAVNEAALRDTVADVARTTTVLVVAHRLSTVTMADRIVVMDAGRVRAVGTHRELVAGDPLYAELAATQFLATAG; this is translated from the coding sequence GTGAGCATCGCAGAGCCGCACGCCGGACCGCCCGCCTGGCGGCTGCTCCTCGGGTACGTACGACCGCATCGATGGGCGCTGCTGGCGGGCGCGTTGCTGGCACTGACGACCGGCGCCACCGGTCTGGTGCTGCCACTGGTGGCGCGGGGGCTCATCGACGACCTGTCGCACGACCGGCCCATCGGGCGGGCGCTCGTCGGCATGGCGGCGCTGGTGGTCACCAACGCCGCGGTGGGGGCGCTGGGTTCGTACGTACTGCGACGCACCGCCGAGTCGGTGGTGCTCGGCGCGCGGCGCGCCCTGTCCTCGTATCTGCTGCGGCTGCGGATACCGGCCGTGGACCGCAGCGAACCGGGCGACCTGATGGCCCGCATCACCTCCGACACCACGCTGCTGCGCGAGGTCACCACCGATTCACTGGTGGGCATCGGCACCGGCGGCCTCACCCTGGTGGCGACGGTGGTGATGATGGGCCTGGTCGACGTGGTGCTGCTCGGCGTCACCCTGGGGGTGATCCTGTGCGCGGGCACGGTGCTCGGCGTGATCGTGCCGCGCATCAACCGGGCCAGCAAGCAGGCCCAGGACGCCGTGGGCGTGATGGGCGCCTCGCTGGAGCGGATCCTGGGCGCGCTGCGCACGGTCAAGGCGTCGGGTGCCGAGCACCGGGAGGAGCAGACCATCCACGCGGCGGCCGAGGAGTCCTGGCGGCAGAGCGTACGGGCCGCCAAGTGGTCGGCCGCAGCGGGCAACACGGCCGGTCTCGCGATGCAGATCGCCTTCATCACGGTCCTCGCGGTGGGCGGCGCACGGGTCGCGACCGGCGCCATCCAAGTCGGCACGCTGGTCGCCTTCCTCCTCTACGTCTTCTATCTGATGTCGCCGATCCAGCAGGTCGTGGGCGCGATCACCCAGTACCAGACCGGCGCCGCCGCGCTCGCCCGCATCCAGGAGGCGCTGCGACTGCCCGCCGAACCGGACGCGCTGCCCGCGCCGCTGCCGACCCCCGGCGCCGCGCCGGCCGCGCTCGCCTTCGACGACGTCCGCTTCCGGTACGCCGACGACCTGCCCTACGTCCATCACGGCGTGACCTTCTCCGTCCCGGCCCGCGGCATGACCGCCTTCGTCGGCCCCTCCGGCGCCGGCAAGACCACCGTGTTCTCGCTGATCGAGCGGTTCTACGACCCCGAGGCGGGCGTCATCACGGTCGACGGCCTTCCCCTGGAGCAGTGGGACCTGCCCCGGCTCCGGTCGGCCATCGGGTACGTGGAGCAGGACGCCCCGGTCCTGTCCGGCTCCCTGCGTGACAACCTGCTGCTGGGCAACCCGGAGGCCGACGACGCCGATGTCACACGTGTGCTGAAGACGACCCGGCTCGACGGGCTGGTCGCCCGGCTGCCGCGCGGCCTGGACACGCTCGTCGGGCACCGCGGAACCAAGCTGTCCGGCGGCGAACGCCAGCGGGTCGCGATCGCCCGCGCGCTGCTGCGCCACCCCCGGCTGCTGCTCCTGGACGAGGCGACCTCGCAGCTCGACGCGGTGAACGAGGCCGCGCTGCGCGACACGGTCGCCGATGTGGCCCGCACGACCACGGTCCTGGTGGTCGCGCACCGGCTGTCCACCGTGACGATGGCCGACCGCATCGTCGTCATGGACGCGGGCCGCGTACGCGCCGTGGGCACCCACCGGGAACTGGTGGCCGGGGACCCGCTCTACGCGGAGCTGGCCGCGACCCAGTTCCTCGCGACGGCGGGCTGA
- the chvE gene encoding multiple monosaccharide ABC transporter substrate-binding protein, with protein MRNRRAALAAIAGTASVALTMSACGGQSSTGSSKGGTIGIAMPTQASERWITDGKSVVKDLQANGYKTKLVYGENDPATQVSQIENLITQGVNALIIAAIDNKSLNKVLQQAADANIPVISYDRLILGTKNVTYYASFDNEQVGRLQARFIIDKLGLEHGKGPFNIELFAGSSDDNNTKYFFSGALHLLQPFLDSKQLVVRSGETALNQVTTLRWDGATAQKRMNNILATSYRTKTVDAVLSPYDGISIGVLAALRSDDYGSLSKPLPVITGQDAELASVKSIIAGQQAQTVYKDSRLLADVAANMVDDVLNKRKPQLNDTRTYDNGAKVVPAYLLQPISVDKTNYDSVLVAGGYYTDAELK; from the coding sequence ATGCGCAATCGCAGAGCCGCCCTCGCCGCCATCGCCGGAACTGCCTCCGTCGCCCTCACCATGTCCGCCTGCGGCGGCCAGAGCAGCACGGGCAGCTCCAAGGGCGGCACGATCGGCATCGCCATGCCGACCCAGGCCTCCGAGCGCTGGATCACCGACGGCAAGAGCGTTGTCAAGGACCTGCAGGCCAATGGGTACAAGACCAAGCTGGTCTACGGCGAGAACGACCCGGCAACCCAGGTCTCGCAGATCGAGAACCTGATCACGCAGGGCGTCAACGCACTGATCATCGCGGCCATCGACAACAAGTCGCTGAACAAGGTGCTCCAGCAGGCCGCCGACGCGAACATCCCGGTGATCTCCTACGACCGGCTCATCCTCGGCACCAAGAACGTGACCTACTACGCCTCCTTCGACAACGAGCAGGTCGGCCGGCTCCAGGCCCGCTTCATCATCGACAAGCTCGGCCTGGAGCACGGCAAGGGTCCGTTCAACATCGAGCTGTTCGCCGGCTCCAGCGACGACAACAACACCAAGTACTTCTTCAGCGGCGCCTTGCACCTTCTGCAGCCGTTCCTGGACAGCAAGCAACTCGTCGTCCGGTCCGGCGAGACCGCGCTCAACCAGGTCACCACCCTGCGCTGGGACGGTGCCACCGCGCAGAAGCGGATGAACAACATCCTCGCCACTTCGTACAGGACGAAGACGGTGGACGCGGTCCTGTCGCCGTACGACGGCATATCCATCGGCGTCCTGGCGGCGCTGAGGTCGGACGACTACGGCTCCCTCAGCAAGCCCCTCCCGGTCATCACGGGGCAGGACGCCGAATTGGCCTCGGTCAAGTCGATCATCGCGGGTCAGCAGGCGCAGACCGTCTACAAGGACAGCCGACTGCTCGCCGATGTCGCCGCGAACATGGTCGACGACGTGCTCAACAAGAGGAAGCCTCAGCTCAACGACACCAGGACCTATGACAACGGCGCCAAGGTCGTGCCCGCCTACCTGCTGCAGCCCATCAGCGTCGACAAGACCAACTACGACAGTGTTCTGGTCGCGGGTGGCTACTACACCGACGCCGAGCTCAAGTAG
- a CDS encoding SMI1/KNR4 family protein has product MTDLMDGWRSFLVRWSQEWADAQDPDAPASERHVGDEEPLRTRWLGFPPASEERIRALEERLGHRLPPSYRTFLAVSDGWRHAGGFVWLLAGTDAVRRHEDAAGLAEYFPGDPDDDLTPEDVLLAGMWERALQLDVESDAVYVLLDPGDVDDAGEWAVYCYASWRASPPERYASFGAFMEAMYREFHSLQVSCSKSAGAEFVNATTRALDASVEAARLDALGGRYERASASLAEAIAYGRPRATGLRDQIRRLLGETYLVSFDGLTADPLYAPEFLAVLAAEDVWHHQERPSSSRHVGGASVEVREAAGEILRQVGDGTFRYTAEGSFGRAVEEARELARWGDGDAAWRILHAALPEWRPVGPEHLAPVGLCADPLLGPLITPERGRELLATPRAGQRGDTPAPAADRDPPGLAWLAEGDRGNFLTSYRFVLVQSVEPAELPSRIGAPGDAVLNAPTTLWDSRTRFPGTGTVTWEDEALAAVGRAGPGWSFAFEAAPAGRFDERWFVSPGVAASRGTRAVTVWSEPSRTHRPGVFHLSVTEDGEERYAFTVRATSVSRRGSVPAALDPDRLFPRDDAHAERLGERRALEALAVEFGVRLPRFALGRGRLHSFRTRPWNRPPGPGEGYATWGVVRAWP; this is encoded by the coding sequence ATGACGGACCTCATGGACGGGTGGCGGTCGTTCCTGGTGCGCTGGAGCCAGGAATGGGCAGACGCACAGGACCCCGACGCACCAGCGAGCGAGCGTCACGTGGGGGACGAGGAGCCTCTGCGTACGCGCTGGCTGGGGTTCCCGCCCGCGTCCGAGGAGCGCATCCGCGCCCTGGAGGAGCGGCTCGGGCACCGGCTGCCGCCCTCGTACCGGACGTTTCTGGCGGTGAGCGACGGCTGGCGGCACGCGGGCGGCTTCGTCTGGCTGCTCGCCGGTACCGACGCGGTGCGCCGGCACGAGGACGCGGCGGGCCTGGCCGAGTACTTTCCCGGGGATCCGGACGACGACCTCACGCCCGAGGACGTGTTGCTCGCCGGGATGTGGGAGCGGGCGTTGCAGCTGGACGTGGAGTCGGACGCGGTCTACGTGTTGCTGGACCCGGGGGACGTGGACGACGCCGGTGAGTGGGCGGTGTACTGCTACGCGTCGTGGCGCGCGAGTCCTCCGGAACGGTACGCGTCGTTCGGCGCGTTCATGGAGGCGATGTACCGCGAGTTTCACAGCCTGCAGGTCAGCTGCTCGAAGAGTGCGGGGGCGGAGTTCGTCAACGCGACGACGAGGGCCCTGGACGCGTCCGTCGAGGCCGCGCGGCTGGACGCGCTGGGCGGGAGGTACGAGCGGGCCTCGGCGTCGCTGGCGGAGGCGATCGCGTACGGCAGGCCTCGGGCGACAGGGCTGCGCGACCAGATCCGCCGGTTGCTCGGAGAGACGTACCTGGTGTCTTTCGACGGGCTCACGGCCGACCCGCTGTACGCGCCGGAGTTTCTGGCCGTGCTGGCGGCCGAGGACGTGTGGCATCACCAGGAGCGCCCGTCGTCCTCCCGCCACGTGGGGGGCGCCTCCGTCGAGGTGCGCGAGGCTGCGGGCGAGATCCTGCGGCAGGTGGGGGACGGCACCTTCCGCTACACCGCCGAAGGCTCCTTCGGCCGTGCCGTGGAGGAGGCGCGGGAGCTGGCGCGCTGGGGCGATGGGGACGCGGCCTGGCGCATTCTGCACGCCGCGCTGCCCGAGTGGCGGCCGGTCGGCCCCGAGCACCTCGCGCCGGTCGGCCTGTGCGCCGACCCGCTCCTCGGCCCCTTGATCACCCCGGAGCGGGGCCGGGAACTGCTGGCCACACCCCGGGCAGGACAGCGGGGCGACACACCGGCTCCCGCGGCCGACCGGGATCCGCCGGGCCTGGCGTGGCTCGCGGAAGGAGATCGCGGCAACTTCCTGACGTCGTACCGCTTCGTCCTCGTGCAGTCGGTGGAGCCGGCCGAGCTGCCCAGCCGTATCGGCGCCCCCGGCGACGCCGTGCTGAACGCGCCGACGACCTTGTGGGACTCGCGCACGCGTTTCCCCGGCACCGGCACCGTGACGTGGGAGGACGAGGCGCTGGCCGCCGTCGGCCGGGCGGGCCCCGGCTGGAGCTTCGCCTTTGAGGCGGCGCCGGCCGGGAGGTTCGACGAGCGGTGGTTCGTCTCCCCGGGCGTCGCCGCTTCCCGGGGCACCCGTGCGGTGACGGTGTGGAGCGAGCCGAGCCGCACCCACCGTCCCGGTGTCTTCCACCTGTCCGTCACGGAGGACGGCGAGGAGCGGTACGCGTTCACCGTTCGGGCCACCTCGGTCAGCAGACGGGGGTCCGTGCCGGCCGCACTGGACCCGGACCGTCTCTTTCCGCGGGACGACGCGCACGCCGAGCGGCTGGGCGAGCGCCGTGCCCTGGAGGCCCTTGCCGTCGAGTTCGGCGTCCGGCTGCCCCGGTTCGCCCTCGGTCGCGGACGTCTCCACAGCTTCCGGACCCGGCCCTGGAACCGGCCGCCGGGCCCCGGCGAGGGCTATGCGACGTGGGGCGTGGTCCGCGCGTGGCCCTGA
- a CDS encoding inorganic phosphate transporter, with amino-acid sequence MGTVSFLLVVVVLTALAFDFTNGFHDTANSMATSIATGALRPRVAVAVAGALNLAGAFLSTEVAKTISGGIVDDAKVSLVMIFAGLVGALLWNLLTWLAGLPSSSSHALFGGLIGAVWVGAGGSAVQFGAIIEKILIPAVVSPLIACVVALLATYFAYVITRRTAPDQARRGFRRGQVGSASLVALAHGTNDAQKTMGVITLALISTGALAHDSAPPWWVVLISGMAIALGTYTGGWRIIRTMGKGLTDIEAPQGFAAETSATAVILASSHLGFPLSTTQVCTGSILGAGLGRRLAQVRWGVAGRIALSWLLTLPAAAAVGGAAAWTAGHGTAGVALVAAVAAAAAAGFWALSRHRPVTPDNVNELPTRSAEPVAEPAA; translated from the coding sequence GTGGGTACGGTCTCGTTCCTCCTCGTCGTGGTCGTCCTGACGGCCCTGGCCTTCGACTTCACCAACGGGTTCCACGACACAGCCAACTCGATGGCGACGTCGATCGCCACCGGGGCCCTGAGACCGCGCGTGGCCGTGGCCGTCGCGGGAGCGCTGAATCTGGCGGGCGCGTTCCTGTCCACGGAGGTCGCCAAGACCATCTCGGGCGGCATCGTGGACGACGCCAAGGTCTCCCTGGTGATGATCTTCGCCGGGCTGGTCGGCGCTCTCCTGTGGAACCTGCTGACCTGGCTCGCCGGGCTGCCGTCGAGTTCGTCGCACGCGCTGTTCGGCGGGCTGATCGGCGCGGTGTGGGTGGGCGCCGGCGGATCCGCGGTGCAGTTCGGGGCGATCATCGAGAAGATCCTGATCCCCGCCGTCGTCTCGCCGCTCATCGCCTGTGTCGTGGCCCTGCTGGCGACCTACTTCGCGTACGTCATCACCCGGCGGACGGCGCCCGACCAGGCGCGGCGGGGATTCCGTCGGGGGCAGGTCGGTTCGGCGTCGCTGGTGGCGCTGGCCCACGGCACCAACGACGCGCAGAAGACCATGGGGGTCATCACTCTGGCCCTCATCTCGACCGGGGCGCTCGCCCATGACTCCGCGCCGCCCTGGTGGGTGGTACTCATCTCCGGAATGGCGATCGCGCTCGGCACGTACACGGGCGGGTGGCGCATCATCCGCACCATGGGCAAGGGGCTCACCGACATCGAGGCGCCGCAGGGCTTCGCGGCCGAGACCAGCGCGACGGCCGTGATTCTCGCCTCGTCCCACCTGGGATTCCCCTTGTCGACCACGCAGGTGTGCACCGGCAGCATCCTGGGCGCGGGCCTGGGCCGCAGGTTGGCCCAGGTGCGGTGGGGCGTGGCCGGGCGCATCGCACTGTCCTGGCTGCTCACGCTGCCCGCGGCGGCGGCCGTCGGCGGCGCGGCGGCCTGGACCGCCGGCCACGGCACCGCGGGCGTGGCCCTGGTGGCCGCCGTCGCGGCCGCGGCGGCGGCCGGGTTCTGGGCCCTGTCGCGCCACCGGCCCGTGACTCCGGACAACGTCAACGAACTGCCCACCCGGTCGGCCGAGCCCGTGGCAGAGCCTGCGGCGTAA
- a CDS encoding glycosyltransferase: MRPASTTATDPLRPPRPPGEGEARAFGLGVEPVVLGAVPESDLSSLVAAADVFAFPFLKEGFGLAVMEALAAGVPLVVRDLLVLREVFGPAARFADTPETFTTALGHALASDDPVRAAVGRESAAPGTGTGAAARHLAFYRSVTGGSHRRVG; encoded by the coding sequence GTGAGACCCGCTTCGACTACCGCGACTGACCCGCTTCGACCACCGCGACCACCGGGCGAGGGGGAGGCCCGGGCCTTCGGACTCGGCGTCGAGCCGGTCGTCCTCGGCGCCGTACCGGAGTCCGATCTGTCGTCGCTCGTGGCCGCGGCCGACGTCTTCGCGTTCCCCTTCCTCAAGGAGGGCTTCGGACTCGCCGTGATGGAGGCGCTCGCCGCGGGCGTCCCGCTGGTCGTCCGTGATCTGCTCGTCCTGCGTGAGGTCTTCGGGCCCGCCGCCCGCTTCGCGGACACGCCGGAGACCTTCACCACCGCGCTCGGCCACGCCCTCGCCTCGGACGATCCGGTACGCGCCGCCGTTGGCCGGGAGTCGGCCGCCCCCGGCACCGGGACCGGGGCGGCCGCACGCCACCTGGCGTTCTACCGGTCGGTTACCGGTGGGTCACACCGTAGGGTCGGTTGA
- a CDS encoding S-(hydroxymethyl)mycothiol dehydrogenase: MAQEVRGVIAPGKNEPVRVETIVVPDPGPGEAVVKIQACGVCHTDLHYKQGGINDDFPFLLGHEAAGIVESVGDGVTDVAPGDFVVLNWRAVCGQCRACLRGRPWYCFNTHNAKQKMTLKDGTELSPALGIGAFADKTLVAAGQCTKVDPAVSPAVAGLLGCGVMAGIGAALNTGNVGRGDSVAVIGCGGVGNAAIAGARLAGAAKIIAVDIDDRKLATASKLGATHTVNSASTDPVEAIQGVTGGFGADVVIDAVGRPETYRQAFYARDLAGTVVLVGVPTPEMKLELPLLDVFGRGGALKSSWYGDCLPSRDFPMLIDLHLQGRLDLDAFVSETIALDEIEAAFERMHHGDVLRSVVVL, translated from the coding sequence ATGGCGCAGGAAGTACGTGGCGTGATCGCCCCGGGCAAGAACGAACCGGTGCGCGTCGAGACCATCGTCGTGCCGGATCCGGGGCCGGGAGAGGCCGTGGTGAAGATTCAGGCGTGCGGGGTCTGCCACACCGACCTGCACTACAAGCAGGGCGGCATCAACGACGACTTCCCCTTCCTGCTCGGCCACGAGGCGGCCGGGATCGTGGAGTCGGTCGGCGACGGCGTCACGGACGTGGCTCCCGGCGACTTCGTCGTCCTCAACTGGCGTGCGGTGTGCGGGCAGTGCCGGGCCTGTCTGCGCGGGCGGCCCTGGTACTGCTTCAACACGCACAACGCCAAGCAGAAGATGACGCTCAAGGACGGCACCGAACTGTCCCCGGCCCTGGGCATCGGCGCCTTCGCGGACAAGACCCTGGTCGCCGCCGGACAGTGCACCAAGGTCGACCCCGCGGTCTCCCCGGCGGTCGCCGGTCTGCTCGGCTGCGGGGTGATGGCGGGCATCGGCGCCGCCCTCAACACCGGCAACGTCGGCCGCGGGGACTCCGTCGCCGTCATCGGCTGCGGTGGCGTCGGCAACGCCGCGATCGCCGGCGCCCGGCTGGCCGGCGCCGCGAAGATCATCGCCGTCGACATCGACGACCGGAAGCTCGCCACCGCCTCGAAGCTCGGCGCGACCCACACCGTCAACTCCGCCTCGACCGACCCCGTCGAGGCGATCCAGGGAGTCACCGGCGGCTTCGGGGCCGACGTCGTCATCGACGCGGTCGGCCGCCCGGAGACGTACCGGCAGGCCTTCTACGCCCGCGACCTCGCCGGCACGGTCGTCCTCGTCGGCGTGCCCACCCCCGAGATGAAGCTCGAACTGCCGCTCCTCGACGTCTTCGGACGCGGCGGCGCCCTCAAGTCGTCCTGGTACGGCGACTGCCTGCCCTCCCGCGACTTCCCGATGCTCATCGACCTGCACCTCCAGGGGCGACTTGACCTGGACGCGTTCGTGAGCGAGACGATCGCCCTCGACGAGATCGAGGCCGCCTTCGAGCGGATGCACCACGGTGACGTGCTGCGTTCGGTGGTGGTGCTGTGA